A stretch of the Pedobacter sp. MC2016-14 genome encodes the following:
- a CDS encoding sulfite exporter TauE/SafE family protein translates to MSVLLFTIIVLAGAFLAGLLGSLTGLGGGVIIIPLLTLVLGVDIHYAIGASIVSVIATSSGSAAAYVKEGITNIRIGMFLEIATTVSAIFGAVITVYLNPGYIAVMFGCILLFSAIMMVRKKIDHSNDDFSSPMARFFKLNGSYPVNGEVVQYGVHNVAGGFVMMFFAGIISGLLGIGSGALKVLAMDNIMRIPFKVSTTTSNFMMGVTAAASAVVYLHRGQIDPGIAMPVTLGVLTGSTLGARILINTKTDKLKVIFAAVVVFLALQMIYNGLSGKI, encoded by the coding sequence TGGTCTTGGAGGCGGGGTGATCATCATTCCATTGTTGACACTTGTGCTTGGGGTGGATATTCATTATGCAATTGGCGCATCTATTGTATCTGTAATTGCGACCTCTTCTGGTTCTGCTGCCGCTTATGTTAAGGAGGGAATTACGAACATAAGAATTGGAATGTTTTTAGAAATTGCTACCACTGTTAGCGCAATATTTGGAGCGGTAATTACTGTTTATCTTAATCCGGGATATATTGCGGTAATGTTTGGTTGTATTTTGCTTTTTTCGGCCATTATGATGGTGAGAAAAAAGATAGATCATTCTAACGATGATTTTTCAAGCCCTATGGCCAGGTTTTTTAAGCTAAATGGAAGTTATCCGGTAAATGGTGAGGTTGTACAATATGGCGTGCATAATGTAGCTGGCGGCTTTGTAATGATGTTTTTTGCGGGTATTATCTCTGGCTTACTGGGCATAGGATCTGGTGCATTAAAGGTATTGGCAATGGATAACATTATGCGTATCCCATTTAAGGTTTCCACTACCACCAGTAATTTTATGATGGGCGTGACTGCTGCAGCAAGTGCTGTGGTTTACCTGCACCGTGGACAGATTGATCCCGGAATTGCGATGCCGGTTACGCTTGGCGTTTTAACAGGCTCTACGCTGGGTGCAAGAATATTGATCAATACAAAGACAGATAAACTGAAGGTAATTTTTGCGGCGGTTGTGGTTTTTTTAGCACTGCAAATGATTTATAATGGGTTGTCAGGTAAAATATGA